A genomic window from Lotus japonicus ecotype B-129 chromosome 1, LjGifu_v1.2 includes:
- the LOC130717363 gene encoding uncharacterized mitochondrial protein AtMg00810-like: MTSCNPSVTPIDTKQKLSTSAGTPCDDPTLYRSLVGALQHLTFIRPDISYVVQQVCLHMHAPCTEHMLALKRILRYVHGTLQFGLHLYSSPTEKLISYTDVDWGGCPDTRRSTSSYCLLLGDNLISWSSKRQPTLSQSSAEAEYRGVANVVS, from the coding sequence ATGACATCGTGCAATCCTTCTGTCACTCCAAttgacaccaagcagaaacTTAGTACTTCTGCTGGTACTCCGTGTGATGATCCTACTTTATATCGGAGTCTTGTTGGGGCTTTGCAGCATCTCACATTCATCCGTCCTGACATCTCTTATGTTGTTCAGCAGGTGTGTCTTCACATGCATGCCCCCTGCACAGAGCATATGCTTGCACTGAAGCGCATCTTGCGTTATGTTCATGGCACTTTACAGTTTGGTTTGCATCTTTATTCTTCTCCTACCGAGAAGCTTATTTCCTACACTGATGTCGATTGGGGTGGATGTCCTGACACTCGTCGGTCTACTTCTAGCTACTGTTTGCTTCTCGGCGACAACCTCATTTCTTGGTCGTCCAAGAGACAACCCACGCTTTCCCAGTCCAGTGCTGAGGCTGAGTACCGAGGCGTTGCTAATGTGGTTTCTTAA
- the LOC130717346 gene encoding uncharacterized protein LOC130717346 — protein sequence MEGIGGGSPMKAEVMALLRGIKLVWELNLRVIVCEVDCLEIVETLKDNRHQFHELASDFRELEDLLHRDWNIQLEHIPRSANEVDDCLVGMGIVQQCDYTRLEDLPPPLHPFLAKDVLAL from the coding sequence ATGGAAGGAATTGGTGGAGGGAGTCCTATGAAGGCAGAGGTTATGGCCTTACTCAGAGGCATTAAGCTTGTGTGGGAGCTAAACCTCCGTGTGATTGTTTGTGAGGTTGATTGTTTGGAGATTGTTGAAACCTTGAAGGACAACCGTCATCAGTTTCATGAACTTGCTTCTGACTTTCGAGAGCTTGAGGATCTTCTCCATCGGGATTGGAACATCCAGCTGGAGCACATCCCTAGGAGTGCTAATGAAGTTGATGACTGTCTTGTTGGAATGGGGATTGTGCAGCAATGTGATTACACGCGACTGGAGGACCTTCCCCCACCGCTTCATCCCTTCTTAGCTAAGGATGTGCTAGCTTTGTAG